A window from Drosophila kikkawai strain 14028-0561.14 chromosome 2L, DkikHiC1v2, whole genome shotgun sequence encodes these proteins:
- the Chd1 gene encoding chromodomain-helicase-DNA-binding protein 1 isoform X3, which yields MSNVGVCEKVEKTMNFFHYSNRKALNLFHPSRRALNESANSIGSDEQDDTREEANGTDDHSGSGSGSGSSGSDSDSDSSSGNSSDGRSSAEPDTKSSTVAPGFPPTAAAAQADSKTNGFTDDQEDDSSSAGSSGSVSDSDADGQADHMDQGSNNNNKTNTSTSSSSLSKPEQDDEDEDDETEAGNQQPASEASADGSASDSSANVSPTSSSSSSEEEEEDYRPKRTRQARKPPATAADKTKRAPAPKKKKKKTWDSDESDESEDSDDDVSAAAQKRKSAATTSRSKPAQQQQHSRRRVKSFSSEDSDDDDASKRCATRRTAAAVSYKEASEDEATDSEDLLECEYDESQAAASAAAAEEEEKCETIERILAQRLGKRGCTGNQTTIYAIEENGFDPNAGFDEKASEAEAEVQFLIKWKGWSYIHNTWESEATLRDMKAKGMKKLDNFIKKEQDQAYWRRYAGPEDIDYFECQLELQHELLKSYNNVDRIIAKGSKPDDGAEEYLCKWQSLPYAESTWEDAALVLRKWQRCAEQFSERECSKCTPSRHCRVLKYRPKFSRIKNQPEFLVPGLVLRDYQMDGLNWLLHSWCKENSVILADEMGLGKTIQTICFLYSLFKLHHLYGPFLCVVPLSTMTAWQREFDLWAPDMNVVTYLGDIKSRELIQQYEWQFEGSKRLKFNCILTTYEIVLKDKQFLGTLQWAALLVDEAHRLKNDDSLLYKSLKEFDTNHRLLITGTPLQNSLKELWALLHFIMPEKFDTWENFEVQHGNAEDKGYTRLHQQLEPYILRRVKKDVEKSLPAKVEQILRVEMTSLQKQYYKWILTKNFDALRKGKRGSTSTFLNIVIELKKCCNHAALIRPSEFELMGLQQDEALQTLLKGSGKLVLLDKLLCRLKETGHRVLIFSQMVRMLDVLADYLQKRHFPFQRLDGSIKGEMRRQALDHFNAEGSQDFCFLLSTRAGGLGINLATADTVIIFDSDWNPQNDLQAQARAHRIGQKNQVNIYRLVTARSVEEQIVERAKQKMVLDHLVIQRMDTTGRTVLDKSGNGHSSNSNPFNKDDLSAILKFGAEELFKDEQEHDDDLVCDIDEILRRAETRNEDPEMPGDDLLSAFKVASIAAFEEEPSESAANRQAEQDAADEEDDSKDWDDIIPEGFRKVIEDQERAKEMEDLYLPPRRKTATAANQSEAKRAAGGKGAKGKQQQADDSADSDYELGSEGSGDDGRPRKRGRPTMKEKIIGFTDAELRRFIRSYKKFPAPLHRMEAIACDAELQEKPLAELKRLGEMLHDRCVQFLDEHKEEENKTATDETAGAKQRRARATFSVKLGGVSFNAKKLLTCEQELQPLNEIMPSGAEERLQWSFNIKTRAPLFDVEWSNEEDTKLLCGIYQYGIGSWEQMKLDPTLKLTDKILLNDTRKPQAKQLQTRAEYLLKIIKKNVELTKGGQRRRQRRPRASRATTNDAKSASGHQAASTSNADGRSQDADEAVPASEGAGASQMDHSNSSPNNNASADQTSSGTAKKSKKSKTRSKKTSASDNNGNKPMHFTANNEPRALEVLGDLDPSIFNECKEKMRPVKKALKALDQPDLSLSDQDQLQHTRDCLLQIGRQIDVCLQPYGEPEKKEWRSNLWYFVSKFTELDAKRLFKIYKHALKQQAGKDEGKGKGRDSAAGSPSKSKRNGVSTEKETNKDRDKSGGKKKKKDKDKERTGGGRYPETGTPSAGGRFNNESPLKRKRDENDAADTSSGISGIPGAGGISEQLKSMSSFKRQNMERHEDRKKHHRGGGGSDYFGASGAPPGSGGGAGYEGGRRQGLNSPSTPNSSRGGGGGGRGGYEPTPAPSGYTPEMERWHARESRYSLEYKRDRYDAGYPRSGGAPGGGYHRDHRERDRERRPDKRRFPSGHLPPHAYPNHYLPPNYYMPNGVVPGLPPPPPSVYRTDPRGYSVMPRDYPADYRRSSDYERRTQT from the exons ATGTCGAACGTCGGTGTGTGtgaaaaagttgaaaaaacGATGAATTTCTTCCATTATTCGAATCGAAAGGCTTTGAATCTGTTTCATCCTAGTCGTCGT GCACTCAATGAATCGGCGAATAGTATTGGCTCAGACGAACAAGATGACACCCGAGAGGAGGCCAATGGCACCGATGACCatagtggcagtggcagcggcagcggctcCTCAGGCTCCGATTCGGACTCGGACAGCTCCTCTGGCAACTCCAGCGATGGACGCAGTTCCGCGGAGCCGGATACCAAATCGTCGACTGTGGCCCCAGGTTTTCCACcaacggctgctgctgcccaggCGGACAGCAAGACGAATGGATTCACAGACGATCAGGAGGACGACAGCTCCAGTGCTGGGTCCAGTGGAAGTGTCTCCGATTCAGATGCCGACGGCCAAGCCGATCACATGGATCAGgggagcaacaacaacaacaagacaAACAcaagcaccagcagcagcagtttgTCAAAGCCGGAACaagacgacgaggacgaggacgatgaGACTGAGGCTGGCAATCAGCAGCCAGCTAGCGAGGCCTCTGCCGATGGTTCTGCCAGTGATAGTTCGGCCAACGTCTCGCCAACatcctccagcagcagcagc gaggaggaggaggaagactACAGACCCAAGCGCACGCGCCAGGCGCGCAAGCCACCGGCAACCGCTGCGGACAAAACTAAGCGAGCTCCAGCtcccaaaaagaagaaaaagaaaac CTGGGATTCGGACGAGAGCGATGAAAGCGAGGACAGTGATGACGACGTGTCTGCAGCGGCTCAAAAGCGTAAGTCAGCGGCAACTACCTCCAGGAGCAAAccggcacagcagcagcagcattctAGACGCCGGGTAAAGTCCTTTAGCTCCGAGGACAGCGATGATGACGATGCCAGCAAGCG CTGCGCCACCCGTCGGACAGCCGCAGCTGTTAGCTATAAGGAGGCCTCGGAGGACGAGGCAACAGACTCGGAGGATCTGCTGGAGTGCGAGTACGATGAGAGTCAGGCAGCCGCatctgctgccgccgctgaggaggaggagaagtgCGAGACGATCGAGCGCATCCTGGCGCAGCGTTTGGGTAAGCGGGGATGCACCGGCAACCAGACGACGATCTATGCCATTGAAGAGAACGGCTTTGATCCGAATGCGGGATTCGATGAAAAGGCGTCGGAGGCGGAGGCAGAGGTGCAGTTTCTGATCAAGTGGAAGGGCTGGTCATACATCCACAACACCTGGGAGTCGGAGGCCACCCTGCGCGATATGAAGGCCAAGGGCATGAAGAAGCTAGACAACTTCATCAAAAAGGAGCAGGATCAGGCATATTGGCGCCGTTATGCTGGGCCAGAGGACATTGACTACTTCGAGTGCCAATTGGAGCTGCAGCACGAGCTGCTCAAGTCATACAACAATGTGGATCGCATTATTGCCAAGGGCTCCAAGCCGGACGACGGGGCCGAGGAGTACCTGTGCAAGTGGCAGTCGCTGCCATACGCAGAGTCCACGTGGGAGGATGCCGCCCTGGTTCTGCGCAAGTGGCAGCGCTGTGCGGAGCAGTTCAGCGAACGGGAGTGCTCCAAGTGCACGCCCTCTCGCCACTGTCGCGTGCTCAAGTATCGGCCAAAGTTCTCGCGAATCAAGAACCAGCCCGAGTTTCTGGTGCCGGGACTGGTGCTCAGGGATTACCAGATGGACGGTCTAAATTGGCTGCTCCACTCGTGGTGCAAGGAGAACTCGGTGATTCTGGCCGATGAAATGGGCCTCGGCAAGACCATTCAGACGATCTGCTTCCTCTACTCGCTCTTTAAGCTGCACCATCTCTACGGGCCCTTCCTGTGCGTTGTGCCGCTTAGCACAATGACCGCCTGGCAGCGGGAGTTTGATCTGTGGGCGCCGGACATGAATGTGGTGACCTACCTTGGCGACATCAAGTCACGCGAGCTGATCCAGCAGTATGAGTGGCAGTTCGAGGGCTCCAAGCGGCTCAAATTCAATTGCATCCTGACAACCTACGAGATTGTTCTAAAGGACAAGCAGTTCCTGGGCACGCTGCAGTGGGCGGCACTGCTGGTGGACGAGGCGCATCGGCTCAAAAACGACGATTCTTTGCTGTACAAGTCGCTCAAGGAGTTCGATACCAACCATCGGTTGCTGATTACGGGCACACCGCTGCAGAATTCACTCAAGGAGCTCTGGGCCCTGCTGCACTTCATCATGCCAGAGAAGTTCGATACGTGGGAGAACTTTGAGGTGCAGCATGGCAATGCTGAGGACAAGGGCTACACCCGGCTCCACCAGCAGCTGGAGCCCTACATCCTCCGCAGAGTGAAGAAGGACGTGGAAAAGTCCCTGCCAGCGAAGGTGGAGCAGATTCTGCGAGTCGAGATGACCTCGCTGCAGAAGCAGTACTACAAGTGGATCCTCACCAAGAACTTCGATGCCCTGCGCAAGGGGAAGCGCGGAAGCACCTCCACGTTTCTGAACATAGTTATCGAGCTGAAGAAGTGCTGCAACCACGCCGCTCTCATTCGACCCTCGGAGTTCGAACTGATGGGCCTGCAGCAGGATGAGGCGTTGCAAACGCTGCTAAAGGGCTCCGGGAAGTTGGTGCTGCTCGACAAGCTGCTCTGCCGTCTTAAGGAGACGGGCCACCGTGTGCTGATCTTCTCACAGATGGTACGCATGCTGGATGTCCTCGCCGACTACCTGCAGAAGCGTCACTTTCCCTTCCAGCGATTAGACGGCAGCATCAAGGGGGAGATGAGGCGCCAGGCTCTGGATCACTTCAACGCCGAGGGCAGTCAAGACTTTTGCTTTCTCCTTTCCACAAGGGCCGGAGGCTTGGGCATTAATCTGGCCACTGCCGACACAGTGATTATCTTCGACTCTGACTGGAATCCGCAGAACGATCTGCAGGCCCAGGCGAGAGCCCATCGGATTGGGCAAAAGAACCAGGTGAACATTTATCGTCTGGTTACCGCTCGATCGGTGGAGGAGCAGATCGTGGAGCGAGCCAAGCAGAAGATGGTGCTGGATCACCTGGTCATCCAGCGGATGGACACCACGGGACGCACCGTTCTCGACAAGAGCGGCAACGGCCACTCTTCAAATTCGAATCCGTTCAACAAGGACGATCTGTCGGCTATCTTAAAGTTTGGCGCCGAGGAGCTGTTTAAGGACGAGCAGGAGCACGACGACGATTTGGTCTGCGACATTGACGAGATCCTGCGCCGGGCCGAGACCCGCAATGAGGACCCAGAGATGCCTGGCGATGACTTGTTGTCTGCCTTCAAGGTGGCCAGCATAGCTGCTTTCGAGGAGGAGCCAAGCGAGTCGGCAGCCAACAGACAGGCAGAACAAGATGCCGccgacgaggaggacgacAGCAAAGACTGGGATGACATTATCCCTGAGGGCTTCCGAAAGGTGATCGAGGATCAGGAGCGCGCCAAGGAAATGGAAGATCTATACTTGCCGCCACGGAGGAAGACTGCAACTGCTGCCAATCAAAGCGAGGCGAAACGGGCGGCTGGCGGAAAAGGAGCCAAgggaaagcagcagcaggcggacGATTCGGCGGACTCGGACTACGAGCTGGGCTCTGAGGGCAGCGGCGACGATGGTCGTCCCCGAAAGCGGGGACGCCCAACCATGAAGGAAAAAATCATTGGCTTCACCGACGCCGAGCTGCGACGCTTCATCCGCAGCTACAAAAAGTTCCCCGCCCCACTTCACCGCATGGAGGCCATCGCATGCGATGCCGAGTTGCAGGAAAAGCCACTGGCCGAGTTGAAGCGCCTCGGCGAGATGCTGCACGACCGCTGCGTTCAGTTCTTGGACGAGCACAAGGAGGAAGAGAACAAGACTGCGACGGATGAGACGGCGGGTGCGAAGCAGCGACGCGCCCGCGCCACCTTTTCGGTTAAGCTGGGCGGGGTCTCCTTTAACGCCAAAAAGCTGCTAACCTGCGAGCAGGAGCTGCAGCCGCTCAACGAGATCATGCCCAGCGGAGCCGAGGAGCGACTGCAGTGGAGTTTCAACATTAAGACGCGCGCTCCCCTCTTCGACGTCGAATGGAGCAATGAGGAGGACACAAAGCTGCTGTGCGGCATCTATCAGTATGGAATCGGATCCTGGGAGCAGATGAAGCTGGACCCCACGCTTAAGCTCACGGACAAGATCCTGTTAAATGACACCCGCAAGCCGCAGGCCAAGCAGCTGCAGACCCGTGCCGAGTACCTGCTTAAGATAATCAAAAAGAACGTTGAACTGACCAAAGGTGGCCAGCGGCGTCGTCAGCGTCGACCCCGAGCATCGCGAGCGACCACCAATGACGCCAAGTCTGCCTCCGGCCATCAGGCAGCAAGTACCTCGAATGCCGACGGTAGGTCGCAGGATGCCGACGAGGCGGTCCCTGCCTCCGAGGGCGCCGGTGCCAGCCAAATGGATCACTCAAACTCCTCCCCGAACAACAATGCATCCGCCGACCAGACCAGCAGTGGCACCGCCAAGAAGAGCAAAAAGTCCAAGACCCGGTCGAAAAAGACGAGCGCCTCGgacaacaacggcaacaagCCGATGCACTTTACGGCCAATAATGAGCCGCGCGCCTTGGAAGTTCTGGGCGACCTGGATCCCAGCATATTCAACGAATGCAAGGAGAAAATGCGGCCAGTGAAAAAGGCCCTTAAGGCTCTGGATCAGCCGGACCTAAGCCTGTCCGACCAGGACCAGCTGCAGCACACCAGGGATTGCCTGCTGCAGATCGGCAGGCAGATTGACGTATGCTTGCAGCCGTACGGTGAGCCGGAGAAGAAGGAATGGCGGAGCAACTTGTGGTACTTCGTCTCCAAGTTCACAGAGCTGGACGCAAAGCGTCTTTTCAAAATCTATAAGCATGCGCTCAAGCAGCAGGCGGGAAAGGATgagggaaagggaaagggCAGGGACTCGGCGGCGGGTAGTCCCAGCAAATCCAAGCGCAACGGGGTCTCGACTGAGAAGGAAACAAACAAGGATCGGGACAAGAGCGGgggaaagaaaaagaagaaggacaaggacaaggagcGTACAGGTGGTGGGCGTTATCCTGAAACGGGAACTCCCTCCGCGGGCGGTCGATTCAACAATGAATCTCCGCTAAAGCGGAAGAGAGACGAGAACGATGCTGCTGACACCAGCAGCGGTATCTCTGGTATTCCCGGGGCTGGCGGCATCAGCGAACAATTGAAGTCCATGTCGTCCTTTAAGCGACAGAACATGGAGCGTCACGAGGATCGAAAGAAGCACCATCGTGGCGGTGGCGGCAGCGACTATTTTGGGGCAAGTGGCGCACCTCCAggtagtggtggtggtgcggGCTACGAAGGTGGCCGCCGGCAAGGTCTCAACTCGCCCTCAACGCCGAATAGCagtcgaggaggaggaggtggtggtcGGGGTGGCTATGAGCCAACACCCGCTCCATCGGGCTATACGCCGGAGATGGAGCGGTGGCATGCCCGCGAGAG cagaTACAGCCTGGAATACAAGCGCGACCGGTACGATGCTGGGTATCCGCGTAGTGGCGGAGCTCCTGGAGGAGGCTACCATCGCGATCACCGCGAACGCGACCGCGAACGCCGTCCCGATAAACGCAG ATTTCCCTCAGGGCATCTCCCGCCGCATGCTTACCCGAACCATTACCTACCGCCCAACTACTATATGCCGAATGGAGTCGTTCCCGGATtgccaccaccgccaccatCGGTCTATCGCACCGATCCTCGCGGCTATTCTGTGATGCCGCGTGACTATCCTGCCGACTACAGACGCAGCAGCGATTACGAGCGTCGCACGCAGACCTAA